The following are encoded together in the Gordonia insulae genome:
- a CDS encoding DUF4350 domain-containing protein, which translates to MTTAAPPSAPAVPPSSGGARRNWIGWTLVAVVVIAALVGLVVIAGGRGQERTDPLDPENPGPAGTAALAAVLDDHGVPVAVARGQGDLLAEPRPGSATTMVMSETDELTESTARSFLDRARDADRIIVISPTARSLELLGLPILPGYSAGVTDAVDADCTLDGIAADDVVLHDTSGYRPTPGNTSPTTCFTIDDTSGLISVPATAGRPEIIVVSGLMLQNSEITRFDNAGVAVRTFGHADRLIWYIPDHNDGAVGGDGDEDSDIPRAVGPLVLLAFFGLLALMFWRGRRFGPLVTEPLPAVVKAIETTQARGRMYHKARADARTAGQLRVHTIDRIARHLGLPYDAAQATAALGDGDVATSHHQDPRLAPIVAAASRTAGLDPRQVGALLGGPLPQTPDDLLRFVTDLTALEKEVRRTP; encoded by the coding sequence GTGACCACCGCAGCGCCGCCATCCGCTCCCGCGGTGCCGCCCTCTTCCGGGGGTGCCCGGCGCAACTGGATCGGCTGGACGCTGGTGGCCGTCGTGGTGATAGCCGCGCTGGTCGGCCTGGTGGTGATCGCCGGCGGCCGCGGGCAGGAACGCACGGATCCGCTGGATCCGGAGAACCCGGGACCGGCCGGAACCGCGGCACTCGCAGCCGTACTCGATGATCATGGCGTCCCGGTCGCCGTCGCGCGTGGACAGGGTGACCTGCTCGCCGAGCCGCGTCCGGGTTCGGCGACCACCATGGTGATGAGCGAGACCGACGAACTCACCGAGTCCACCGCGCGGTCCTTCCTCGACCGCGCGCGCGACGCGGACCGCATCATCGTGATCTCCCCCACGGCCCGATCCCTCGAGTTGCTCGGTCTGCCGATCCTGCCCGGCTACTCGGCCGGTGTGACCGATGCCGTGGACGCCGACTGCACCCTCGACGGTATCGCCGCCGACGACGTCGTCCTGCACGACACCTCCGGGTACCGGCCGACACCCGGAAACACCTCGCCGACAACCTGCTTCACCATCGACGACACATCCGGGCTCATCTCGGTGCCGGCCACCGCGGGTCGGCCCGAGATCATCGTCGTCAGCGGGTTGATGCTGCAGAACAGCGAGATCACCCGCTTCGACAACGCCGGCGTCGCCGTCCGGACCTTCGGTCACGCCGACCGGCTCATCTGGTACATCCCCGACCACAACGACGGTGCCGTCGGCGGCGATGGTGACGAGGACTCCGACATCCCCCGCGCCGTCGGGCCGCTGGTACTGCTGGCGTTCTTCGGTCTGCTCGCGCTGATGTTCTGGCGGGGAAGACGTTTCGGCCCGTTGGTGACCGAGCCGTTGCCCGCTGTGGTCAAGGCGATCGAGACCACCCAGGCCCGCGGCCGGATGTACCACAAGGCCCGTGCGGACGCCCGCACCGCCGGACAGCTGCGCGTACACACCATCGACCGCATCGCCCGGCATCTGGGACTGCCCTACGACGCTGCGCAGGCCACGGCCGCTCTCGGCGATGGCGATGTGGCGACGAGCCATCACCAGGATCCGCGTCTCGCGCCGATCGTCGCCGCGGCATCCCGCACCGCCGGCCTCGACCCCCGACAGGTCGGCGCACTGCTCGGCGGGCCACTTCCCCAGACCCCCGACGACCTGCTGCGTTTCGTCACCGATCTGACCGCCCTCGAGAAGGAAGTCCGTCGCACACCATGA
- a CDS encoding AAA family ATPase, whose amino-acid sequence MTVNPGILPDARAALAAVRDEVSKAVVGQDAAVAGILIALLCRGHILLEGVPGVAKTLLVRSAATALAVDTKRVQFTPDLMPGDVTGSLVFDNATSEFTFREGPVFTNLLLADEINRTPPKTQASLLEAMEERQVSVDGIPRPLPAPFLVAATQNPVEYEGTYPLPEAQLDRFLLKVTLPLPSRDDEISVVMRHAAGFDPRNLRAAGLRPVASAADVLAGADAVQRVAVSPQVASYIVDIARATRMSPSLSLGVSPRGATALLATSRAWAWLNGRDYVTPDDVKSLAQSTLAHRLSLRAEAELEGVSVAAVLDAAIGSVPVPR is encoded by the coding sequence ATGACAGTCAATCCAGGGATTCTCCCCGACGCCCGCGCCGCGCTGGCCGCGGTACGCGACGAGGTGTCCAAAGCCGTTGTCGGACAGGATGCGGCGGTCGCCGGCATCCTCATCGCACTGCTGTGCCGTGGGCACATCCTGCTCGAAGGTGTACCGGGTGTGGCGAAGACGCTGCTCGTCCGGTCCGCGGCCACCGCGCTCGCCGTCGACACCAAACGGGTGCAGTTCACCCCCGACCTCATGCCGGGTGACGTCACCGGTTCACTCGTGTTCGACAACGCGACGTCGGAGTTCACGTTCCGCGAGGGCCCGGTGTTCACCAATCTGCTTCTCGCCGACGAGATCAACCGGACCCCACCCAAGACGCAGGCCTCGTTGTTGGAGGCCATGGAGGAGCGGCAGGTCTCGGTCGACGGCATCCCGCGCCCTCTGCCGGCACCGTTCCTGGTCGCGGCGACCCAGAACCCCGTCGAGTACGAGGGCACCTACCCCCTGCCCGAAGCGCAACTCGACCGGTTCCTGCTGAAGGTCACTCTGCCGCTGCCCTCGCGCGACGACGAGATCTCCGTCGTGATGCGGCACGCAGCCGGGTTCGATCCACGCAATCTCCGCGCGGCTGGATTGCGTCCGGTCGCGTCCGCGGCCGACGTTCTGGCCGGGGCCGATGCCGTACAGCGCGTGGCGGTCTCACCGCAGGTGGCGTCGTACATCGTCGACATCGCCCGCGCGACCAGGATGTCGCCGTCGTTGTCGCTCGGCGTCAGCCCGCGCGGCGCGACGGCATTGTTGGCGACCAGCCGCGCCTGGGCGTGGCTGAACGGTCGCGACTACGTGACACCGGACGACGTGAAATCCTTGGCGCAATCGACTCTCGCCCATCGACTCTCGCTGCGGGCGGAAGCAGAGTTGGAAGGGGTGTCGGTGGCCGCCGTGCTCGACGCCGCAATCGGATCGGTACCCGTCCCGCGATGA
- a CDS encoding DUF58 domain-containing protein yields MFVTGRFLALVLLGAVPIVVYPDFATVWLWALFCLVVVVIDVVSAGPTTVVRLYRSPTPPIRLGDATTSTLYVENTGSRRFRGQIRDAWQPSAGAGSGASGSNRHGAGSAASGPNRHGAGSGASGPSRHEVVVPTGERRALTTVLRPTRRGDRRAVRVTIRRAGPLGIAGRQGSQYVAGHVRALPPFGSRKHLPSRLARLRQLDGRSAVRIRGQGTEFDSLRDYVEGDDVRSIDWRATARRRSTVVRTWQPEKDRHIVIVLDTSRTSAGRVGDVPRLDAAMDAALLLAALASHAGDRVDLIAGDRRVHRRVVGSGRTTLLNDLVNAMAPLEPALLEADWPMLGAEVAKISRQRALLVLLTPLEPAAVEESLLPPLSVLAQRYRVVIGSVSDPALPEMLDRRDDAREIYDAAAAARTLALRNRTAAAVGRIGVDVVDADPEQLPAALADHYLSLKARGLL; encoded by the coding sequence ATGTTCGTCACGGGTCGGTTTCTCGCCCTGGTGCTGCTGGGTGCGGTGCCGATCGTGGTGTACCCGGATTTCGCGACGGTGTGGCTGTGGGCGCTGTTCTGTCTGGTCGTCGTGGTGATCGATGTGGTGTCGGCTGGTCCCACCACGGTGGTACGTCTGTACCGTTCTCCGACGCCACCGATCCGGTTGGGCGATGCGACCACGTCCACGCTGTATGTGGAGAACACCGGTTCTCGGCGTTTCCGCGGTCAGATCCGGGACGCGTGGCAACCGTCGGCCGGCGCCGGGAGCGGAGCGAGCGGGTCGAATCGTCACGGCGCCGGGAGCGCAGCGAGCGGGCCGAATCGTCACGGCGCCGGGAGCGGAGCGAGCGGGCCAAGTCGTCATGAAGTGGTGGTGCCGACCGGTGAGCGACGGGCACTGACCACCGTGCTGCGTCCCACTCGCCGCGGCGATCGACGAGCCGTCCGGGTCACCATTCGTCGCGCCGGGCCGCTCGGCATCGCGGGGCGCCAGGGATCGCAGTATGTCGCGGGCCACGTGCGAGCGTTGCCGCCGTTCGGTTCTCGGAAGCACCTTCCGTCACGGCTGGCCCGGCTGCGTCAGCTCGACGGACGGTCCGCCGTTCGGATCCGCGGGCAGGGCACCGAGTTCGACTCGCTGCGCGACTACGTCGAGGGTGACGACGTGCGGAGCATCGACTGGCGTGCGACGGCACGGCGACGCTCCACCGTCGTGCGCACCTGGCAGCCGGAGAAGGACCGGCACATTGTCATCGTGCTGGACACGTCGCGCACCTCCGCCGGACGCGTCGGCGACGTTCCGCGTCTCGATGCCGCCATGGACGCGGCGTTGTTGCTCGCGGCCCTCGCCTCCCACGCAGGCGACCGCGTCGACCTGATCGCCGGCGACCGCCGTGTGCATCGTCGCGTGGTGGGGTCGGGACGCACCACGCTCCTCAATGACCTGGTCAATGCCATGGCACCGTTGGAACCCGCTCTGCTGGAGGCTGATTGGCCGATGCTGGGCGCGGAGGTGGCCAAGATCAGTCGGCAGCGGGCGCTGTTGGTGTTGCTGACCCCGCTGGAGCCGGCCGCGGTCGAGGAGTCGCTCCTTCCGCCGCTGTCGGTGCTCGCACAACGCTATCGGGTGGTGATCGGATCGGTCTCGGATCCGGCGCTGCCCGAGATGCTCGACCGACGCGACGACGCCCGCGAGATCTACGACGCCGCCGCCGCGGCGCGGACCCTCGCGCTGCGGAATCGGACAGCGGCGGCGGTCGGGCGGATCGGGGTGGATGTGGTCGATGCCGACCCCGAGCAATTGCCGGCTGCGCTGGCCGATCACTATCTGTCGTTGAAGGCGCGCGGGTTGTTGTAG
- a CDS encoding dihydrofolate reductase family protein produces MGTLIYGFNVSVDGYIADAQGNFDWSEPDEELHQYWNDFERETVLSLYGRRLYELMSAYWPTADQDPDAGPIIADFAQVWRDMPKVVFSQTLESVDWNSRLERGDPVEVVRKLKAETDGQMEVAGATLAAPIVQAGLVDEFRLVVAPTAVGGGLRFFPTLPSWISMRLVENRTFPGGIVLLRYEMKRD; encoded by the coding sequence ATGGGCACACTCATCTATGGCTTCAACGTCTCCGTCGACGGCTACATCGCCGACGCACAGGGCAACTTCGACTGGTCGGAACCGGACGAGGAGCTGCACCAATACTGGAACGACTTCGAACGGGAGACCGTCCTGTCGCTGTACGGGCGGCGACTCTACGAACTCATGTCCGCGTACTGGCCGACCGCCGACCAGGACCCCGACGCCGGGCCGATCATCGCCGACTTCGCGCAGGTCTGGCGCGACATGCCCAAGGTCGTGTTCTCGCAGACCCTGGAGTCGGTCGACTGGAACTCACGCCTGGAGCGGGGCGACCCGGTCGAGGTGGTGAGGAAGCTGAAGGCCGAGACCGACGGCCAGATGGAGGTCGCCGGTGCGACGCTGGCCGCGCCGATCGTGCAGGCCGGATTGGTGGACGAGTTCCGGCTCGTCGTCGCGCCGACCGCCGTCGGGGGTGGCCTTCGGTTCTTCCCGACGCTGCCGTCGTGGATCTCGATGCGGCTCGTGGAGAACCGCACCTTCCCGGGCGGCATCGTCCTGCTGCGGTACGAGATGAAGCGGGACTGA
- a CDS encoding stage II sporulation protein M — translation MDLDAYVAAHRATWERLDRLSRQRNLSGVEADEILDTYQRVATHLSVIRSTAPDASLVAYLSALLARARSRAAGTRAATWSDVGRFFARTFPAALYRMRWWWISVMVASFGAAVIMGWWMIAHPRIENSLMSQSQIDQLVNNDFEGYYSEFAATSFAARVWTNNFWLAALCIGFGVFCLPVIYMLYQNMLNLAIVGSIMIRHGRGDLFFGLITPHGLLEMTCLFVAAGVGLRLFWAWVSPGARTRVQALGEEGRAAIGVALGLVVLLLICGLIEAFVTPSELPTWARIGVGLIAWGGFLAYVFTLGRWAHNAGEAGDVSEAERGAAVPTVG, via the coding sequence GTGGATCTCGACGCCTACGTGGCCGCGCACCGCGCGACGTGGGAGCGGCTCGACCGACTCTCGCGGCAACGCAACCTGTCGGGAGTCGAGGCCGACGAGATCCTGGACACCTATCAGCGGGTCGCCACCCACCTGTCGGTGATCCGTTCGACCGCACCCGACGCCTCGTTGGTCGCCTATCTCTCGGCGCTGCTCGCCCGGGCGCGGTCCCGCGCGGCAGGCACCCGCGCCGCAACCTGGTCCGACGTCGGCCGGTTCTTCGCGCGCACCTTCCCGGCCGCTCTCTATCGGATGCGGTGGTGGTGGATCTCGGTGATGGTCGCGTCGTTCGGCGCGGCGGTGATCATGGGGTGGTGGATGATCGCCCACCCGCGCATCGAGAACTCGCTGATGTCGCAGAGCCAGATCGATCAATTGGTCAACAACGACTTCGAGGGCTACTACAGCGAATTCGCGGCCACCTCGTTCGCAGCGCGCGTGTGGACCAACAACTTCTGGCTCGCCGCACTGTGTATCGGCTTCGGGGTGTTCTGCCTGCCGGTGATCTACATGCTGTACCAGAACATGCTCAACCTGGCGATCGTCGGCTCCATCATGATCCGCCACGGACGTGGCGATCTGTTCTTCGGACTCATCACGCCGCACGGGCTGCTGGAGATGACCTGCCTGTTCGTCGCCGCGGGCGTCGGGCTGCGCCTGTTCTGGGCGTGGGTGTCGCCCGGTGCGCGAACACGGGTGCAGGCCCTCGGTGAAGAGGGTCGTGCGGCGATCGGTGTCGCCCTCGGACTGGTTGTGCTGCTGCTGATCTGCGGCCTCATCGAAGCCTTCGTCACACCGTCGGAGCTACCGACCTGGGCGCGAATCGGCGTCGGGCTGATCGCGTGGGGCGGCTTCCTGGCCTACGTGTTCACGCTGGGACGCTGGGCGCACAACGCCGGCGAGGCAGGCGATGTCAGCGAGGCCGAGCGCGGCGCGGCGGTTCCGACGGTGGGGTGA
- a CDS encoding RDD family protein, which yields MYGPLPPTMVPPGVSGTVGVGRDDLVSGEAVALDLPPAGIGLRMVSGLIDLVLGFAAWFALQWLSLKVVGDTDFALLAASFTLSMVTALVVVPTVMETLTRGKTVGHYALGLRTVRDDAGPIGFRHALTRALLGVVEIYGCWGLPALIAAVVTRKGKRFGDLLAGTYVIRDRHKLAAPEPIPMPPELAMWAKTADVAPLPDQLAIMVRQFLTRRDGLAPQARMLLGQRLLRDAAPFVAPAPPAGAPDEMVLAAIMAERRQRDTERLARDERLRRRLLR from the coding sequence ATGTACGGCCCCCTGCCCCCGACGATGGTGCCGCCCGGCGTCAGCGGAACCGTCGGCGTTGGTCGCGACGACCTCGTGTCCGGCGAGGCCGTGGCCCTGGATCTCCCGCCGGCCGGCATCGGACTACGTATGGTCTCCGGTCTCATCGACCTCGTCTTGGGGTTCGCGGCCTGGTTCGCCTTGCAATGGTTGAGCCTCAAGGTGGTCGGCGACACCGACTTCGCCCTCTTGGCCGCGTCGTTCACCCTGTCAATGGTCACGGCCCTGGTGGTCGTCCCCACGGTCATGGAGACGCTCACCCGCGGCAAGACCGTGGGCCATTACGCCCTCGGGCTGCGTACGGTGCGCGACGATGCCGGGCCCATCGGTTTCCGGCATGCGTTGACCCGTGCGCTCCTCGGGGTGGTGGAGATCTACGGATGCTGGGGACTGCCGGCGTTGATCGCAGCCGTCGTCACCCGCAAGGGCAAACGCTTCGGCGATCTGCTGGCCGGTACCTACGTGATCCGCGATCGGCACAAACTCGCCGCGCCCGAGCCGATTCCGATGCCGCCGGAGTTGGCGATGTGGGCGAAGACCGCCGACGTCGCCCCGTTGCCCGACCAACTCGCCATCATGGTGCGACAGTTCCTCACCCGCCGCGACGGTCTTGCGCCGCAGGCCCGGATGCTGTTGGGGCAACGGCTGTTACGTGACGCGGCGCCGTTCGTCGCGCCGGCCCCACCCGCCGGCGCGCCGGACGAGATGGTGCTTGCTGCGATCATGGCCGAACGGCGACAACGTGACACTGAGCGGCTCGCGCGAGATGAACGGCTACGGCGGAGGTTGTTGCGCTGA
- a CDS encoding TetR/AcrR family transcriptional regulator, whose protein sequence is MRSSDARGRLIDSARRRFAADGTLAPALDDVRRDAGVSVGALYHHFPDKQALAAAVFAELIGEFQDGFLQILRLEPTAEGGIRAGVEYHLKWVVEHRGEAALLLGDRLESPELRDRNHAFLTAVADWWRPHHAYGVVGPMEPGITAALWLGPAQEYSRYWVLGTESSIPRRAVDAFASAAWAALRTED, encoded by the coding sequence ATGCGCAGTTCGGATGCGCGGGGTCGGCTGATCGATTCGGCACGCCGACGCTTTGCCGCAGACGGCACGCTGGCGCCGGCTCTCGACGACGTGCGTCGCGACGCCGGTGTCAGCGTCGGCGCCCTCTATCACCATTTCCCGGACAAGCAGGCGCTCGCGGCGGCCGTCTTCGCAGAACTCATCGGCGAATTCCAAGACGGATTCCTGCAGATTCTCCGGCTGGAACCGACCGCGGAAGGTGGAATCCGAGCAGGAGTCGAGTACCACCTGAAGTGGGTCGTCGAGCACCGGGGCGAGGCTGCGCTGCTTCTCGGCGATCGGCTGGAAAGTCCGGAACTGCGAGACCGTAACCACGCCTTCTTGACCGCGGTCGCCGATTGGTGGCGTCCGCACCATGCCTATGGAGTCGTGGGCCCGATGGAGCCCGGAATCACCGCGGCACTGTGGCTGGGACCCGCACAGGAATACAGCCGGTATTGGGTTCTCGGTACCGAATCGAGCATCCCCCGTAGGGCGGTCGACGCCTTCGCGTCAGCTGCATGGGCGGCGCTGAGGACTGAGGACTGA
- a CDS encoding class I SAM-dependent methyltransferase, whose product MADYDAIGTTYSTTRRADPRIAARITEALSGTASVADVGAGAGSYEPAQTVIAVEPSSVMIAQRRHDAAPAVRAVAEMLPLRTYSVDGAIAVLTVHHWHDVDRGLAELVRIARHRIVILTWDHHVFRDFWLVRDYLPAAARTDGRLSVPINRLTSLPGRVSVTPVPIPHDCVDGFGGAFWRRPEAYLDRTVQAGMSMLALTPRSQLHEGLSRLREDIASGRWSDRYPELAARSEYDAGYRLIVAEF is encoded by the coding sequence ATGGCCGACTACGACGCGATCGGAACCACATATTCGACGACCCGCCGAGCTGATCCGCGCATCGCAGCCCGGATCACCGAGGCCTTGTCGGGGACCGCATCGGTCGCCGACGTCGGCGCGGGGGCGGGGTCGTATGAACCCGCCCAGACCGTCATCGCCGTCGAACCGAGCAGCGTCATGATCGCCCAGCGACGACACGATGCCGCTCCGGCGGTCCGCGCGGTGGCCGAGATGCTGCCCCTGCGAACGTATTCCGTCGATGGTGCGATCGCCGTGCTGACGGTGCATCACTGGCACGACGTGGACCGGGGCCTGGCCGAACTGGTCCGCATCGCTCGCCACCGGATAGTGATCCTCACCTGGGATCACCACGTGTTCAGGGACTTCTGGCTCGTCCGCGACTATCTGCCGGCTGCTGCCCGGACAGACGGACGACTGTCGGTCCCGATCAACCGGCTCACCTCGTTGCCCGGCAGGGTCTCGGTGACGCCCGTACCGATCCCACATGACTGCGTCGATGGTTTCGGCGGCGCGTTCTGGCGTCGGCCGGAGGCCTACCTCGACCGGACTGTGCAGGCCGGCATGTCGATGCTTGCCCTGACGCCGCGATCACAACTGCACGAGGGCCTTTCCCGGCTCCGCGAGGACATCGCGAGCGGCCGGTGGTCGGATCGCTATCCTGAGCTCGCCGCCCGGTCGGAGTACGACGCCGGCTACCGACTCATCGTCGCCGAGTTCTGA
- a CDS encoding acyl-CoA dehydrogenase family protein — MAINLELPKKFDSTVERTHLAAEHIFRPISRKYDNAEHEYPTELDELGKLAQQSRQKEKAADGDKPAEADADTVNGPNMRALISAREMSWGDVGLLLSIPHQGLGNAAIAAVANPEQLEKFSGVWAAMAITEPSFGSDSAAVSTTATRDGGEYVINGEKIFVTAGSRADHVVVWATVDRSAGRAAIKSFVVPMTTEGVTVARLEHKLGIRSSDTAVLRFENARVPADNLLGSPEVDTKKAFAGVMQTFDNTRPVVAAMAIGLGRAALEELRRMLEEAGHPVDYDKPAAAQHASVCEFIRLESDWEASWLHTVRAAWMADNKQPNSAEASMSKAKAGRTVTDITNKAVEVGATAGFSETQLLEKWARDAKILDIFEGTQQIQQLIIARRVLGKSSADLK, encoded by the coding sequence ATGGCGATCAACCTGGAACTCCCGAAGAAGTTCGATTCGACGGTCGAGCGCACTCACCTGGCGGCCGAGCACATCTTCCGGCCCATCTCGCGCAAGTACGACAATGCGGAGCATGAGTACCCCACGGAGCTCGATGAGCTGGGCAAACTGGCTCAGCAGTCGCGTCAGAAGGAGAAGGCCGCCGACGGTGACAAGCCGGCGGAGGCCGACGCCGACACCGTGAACGGTCCCAACATGCGGGCGCTGATCTCGGCGCGGGAGATGAGCTGGGGCGACGTCGGACTCTTGTTATCGATTCCGCATCAGGGCCTCGGCAATGCCGCCATCGCCGCCGTCGCCAATCCGGAACAGCTCGAGAAGTTCTCCGGGGTGTGGGCCGCCATGGCCATCACCGAGCCGAGTTTCGGGTCGGACTCGGCCGCCGTGTCGACCACCGCCACCCGTGACGGCGGCGAGTACGTCATCAACGGCGAGAAGATCTTCGTCACCGCCGGGTCGCGGGCCGATCACGTCGTGGTGTGGGCGACCGTCGACCGCAGCGCCGGGCGGGCGGCCATCAAGAGTTTCGTGGTCCCGATGACGACCGAAGGCGTCACCGTGGCCCGCCTCGAGCACAAACTCGGCATCCGGTCGTCGGACACCGCGGTGCTTCGATTCGAGAACGCCCGAGTGCCCGCCGACAATCTGCTCGGCTCGCCCGAGGTGGACACCAAGAAGGCGTTCGCCGGCGTCATGCAGACCTTCGACAACACCCGCCCCGTGGTGGCCGCGATGGCGATCGGACTCGGCCGCGCCGCCCTGGAGGAGCTGCGTCGCATGCTCGAGGAGGCCGGTCACCCGGTCGACTACGACAAGCCGGCAGCGGCCCAGCACGCATCGGTGTGCGAGTTCATCCGCCTCGAATCCGACTGGGAGGCATCGTGGTTGCACACGGTGCGCGCGGCCTGGATGGCAGACAACAAGCAGCCCAACTCCGCCGAGGCGTCGATGTCGAAGGCCAAGGCCGGACGCACCGTCACCGACATCACCAACAAGGCGGTGGAAGTCGGTGCCACTGCGGGATTCTCGGAGACCCAGCTGCTGGAGAAGTGGGCGCGCGACGCCAAGATCCTCGACATCTTCGAGGGCACGCAGCAGATCCAGCAGCTGATCATCGCCCGGCGTGTGCTCGGCAAGTCGAGTGCTGATCTGAAGTAG
- a CDS encoding TfoX/Sxy family protein: MTYDDDLAYRIRGMLAAECGVDEKSMFGGLAFLINGNMAIAASGQGGLMVRVPPEETEVLLEFDHTAPMVMSGRETRGWLRVSDDGIRTERQLQRWVTIGSDFARKLPPK; this comes from the coding sequence GTGACTTACGACGACGACCTCGCCTACCGGATTCGCGGAATGCTCGCCGCCGAATGTGGGGTGGACGAGAAGTCGATGTTCGGCGGTCTCGCCTTCCTGATCAACGGCAACATGGCCATCGCGGCCAGCGGGCAGGGTGGCCTCATGGTCCGTGTGCCGCCCGAGGAGACCGAGGTGCTGCTCGAGTTCGACCACACCGCGCCCATGGTCATGTCCGGCCGCGAGACCCGCGGATGGTTGCGGGTGTCCGACGACGGCATCCGCACCGAGCGTCAACTGCAGCGCTGGGTGACCATCGGCAGCGATTTCGCGCGAAAACTGCCGCCGAAGTAG